In Clostridium swellfunianum, a genomic segment contains:
- a CDS encoding MATE family efflux transporter — MGETEKQYSLQEIRKKIYSMILPITIEGVLQLTAGLVSMALIGRISSSDPTPVNAISISSRITQIVWALFKGITTGASVFVAQAYGSGNYKKLKGVIQQTLLSSILLVIIFQQIIYWNASAILSIFNPGPELLENGVLFLKTISWGLPFMVIMLVVAASLQGMGNAKTPMLIALTMNLINIVISYLLIFGNLGMPSLGIKGAAIATATAQFIGALIGLYVLFSKGGVLNTHVNKNFFKINMKQIREVYKVGFPTSLESIFWQVAAIILTKAILTFGDTQAAAHQMGLQAEAISYVPAAGFGIAATTFIGQALGSKNSKLGKAYLKETLKGTLWVTAFCASILIFLPKVVMAMLTENTEVINLGAKYLIIMGLVQVPQNISGVLNGALRGAGFTRVPMFVAAAGLWGIRVPLTLLFAYKFHSTIVAIWIIMGVDLIVRFILSFIIYKTKNIYDRELVFKEEPA; from the coding sequence ATGGGGGAAACCGAAAAGCAATATTCCTTGCAGGAAATACGAAAAAAGATATACTCTATGATTCTGCCAATTACCATAGAAGGTGTTCTTCAGCTTACAGCCGGTTTAGTATCCATGGCTCTCATAGGAAGAATAAGTTCTTCTGATCCTACGCCGGTAAACGCAATATCTATAAGTTCAAGAATTACTCAAATAGTATGGGCCCTTTTTAAAGGTATAACTACTGGGGCTTCTGTTTTTGTAGCACAAGCTTATGGCTCCGGAAACTATAAGAAACTAAAAGGAGTTATACAGCAAACACTTCTGTCTTCGATTTTATTAGTAATAATTTTTCAACAGATTATATATTGGAATGCATCAGCAATATTAAGCATTTTTAATCCAGGTCCAGAGCTTTTAGAAAACGGTGTTTTATTTTTAAAAACAATTTCCTGGGGTCTACCATTTATGGTTATTATGCTGGTTGTTGCTGCATCACTTCAGGGTATGGGCAATGCCAAGACACCAATGCTCATAGCACTAACAATGAATTTAATTAATATAGTTATAAGTTATTTGTTGATATTTGGCAACTTGGGAATGCCTAGTTTAGGGATAAAGGGAGCAGCCATTGCAACAGCAACTGCTCAGTTCATAGGAGCGCTTATTGGACTTTATGTATTATTCAGCAAAGGCGGAGTACTTAATACACATGTGAATAAAAACTTCTTTAAAATAAATATGAAACAAATTAGGGAGGTTTACAAAGTAGGTTTTCCTACTTCATTGGAGTCAATCTTTTGGCAGGTTGCTGCAATTATACTTACTAAAGCAATTTTAACCTTTGGAGATACCCAAGCTGCTGCTCATCAGATGGGGCTTCAGGCAGAAGCGATTTCCTATGTGCCAGCTGCCGGCTTTGGAATAGCGGCCACTACCTTTATAGGTCAGGCTCTTGGATCAAAAAACAGTAAACTTGGAAAAGCATATTTAAAAGAAACCTTAAAGGGGACACTTTGGGTAACTGCTTTTTGTGCTTCCATACTTATATTTTTGCCTAAGGTTGTTATGGCTATGCTTACAGAGAATACAGAGGTTATTAATCTTGGAGCAAAATATCTTATAATAATGGGTTTAGTTCAAGTTCCTCAAAATATATCAGGAGTATTAAACGGAGCATTAAGAGGTGCAGGCTTTACAAGAGTGCCTATGTTTGTCGCAGCAGCTGGGCTCTGGGGAATTAGAGTGCCGCTTACCCTCCTGTTTGCTTACAAGTTCCACTCTACTATAGTAGCTATTTGGATTATCATGGGTGTGGATTTGATAGTTAGATTTATATTGAGCTTTATAATTTATAAGACTAAGAATATTTATGATAGAGAATTGGTATTCAAGGAAGAACCAGCATAA
- a CDS encoding glycosyltransferase family 4 protein, whose product MKIGLDGRAAKWYRGTGIGTYTYQLISSLNNLDKVNEYMLFMPESSNCDISFSRNFQIKNITEGNKSNFWDEVNIPNILMDKDIEIYHVPQNGVGLPKDKTCPFVITLHDVIPYKMPETVGENYLRIFNEEMPHIVSKCDGIITVSEFSKQDIAKAFNFPKEKIFVTHLAAESIYRPLDKKECSNLIKSHYGIDGDYILYVGGFSPRKNIIGLIEAFSKLITKYNKDIKLVIAGKQGKSYPIYKKKAEDLGVEDSVLFPGFIAVEHLPHLYNASKFLVYPSFYEGFGLPPVEAMACGTPVITSNVTSIPEVLGDSAIFMNPNDVDGLCRSMYDVLSSEELSESLIMKGLVRSSELSWDNTAKETLIAYSKIINN is encoded by the coding sequence ATGAAAATAGGACTGGACGGAAGAGCAGCTAAATGGTACAGAGGTACAGGAATAGGTACCTATACCTATCAGCTTATTTCATCACTAAACAATCTGGACAAAGTGAATGAATATATGCTTTTTATGCCTGAGAGCTCAAATTGCGATATTTCTTTTAGCAGAAATTTTCAAATAAAAAATATTACAGAAGGCAATAAGAGTAACTTTTGGGATGAAGTAAATATTCCTAATATACTAATGGATAAGGATATTGAAATATATCATGTTCCTCAAAATGGAGTTGGTCTCCCTAAGGATAAAACTTGTCCTTTCGTTATAACACTACACGATGTTATTCCTTATAAAATGCCTGAAACAGTTGGAGAAAATTATTTAAGGATCTTCAATGAGGAAATGCCTCATATAGTTTCTAAGTGTGATGGTATAATTACAGTTTCAGAATTTTCTAAGCAAGATATAGCAAAAGCCTTTAATTTTCCAAAGGAAAAAATTTTCGTAACTCATCTTGCAGCAGAAAGCATTTATCGTCCTTTAGATAAAAAGGAGTGTTCTAATTTAATAAAAAGCCATTACGGCATAGATGGAGATTATATACTTTATGTAGGCGGCTTTAGTCCAAGAAAAAATATAATCGGGCTTATTGAAGCCTTCAGCAAGCTTATAACCAAATATAATAAGGATATTAAGCTTGTCATAGCAGGAAAACAAGGGAAATCATACCCTATATATAAAAAGAAAGCAGAGGACTTAGGAGTTGAAGACAGCGTACTATTTCCAGGCTTTATAGCAGTTGAGCATTTGCCTCACTTATACAATGCCTCAAAGTTTCTTGTCTATCCTTCATTTTATGAAGGCTTTGGATTGCCTCCTGTTGAGGCTATGGCGTGTGGTACGCCAGTTATAACCTCTAATGTAACCTCAATACCAGAGGTACTTGGAGATTCCGCAATATTCATGAATCCAAATGACGTAGATGGCCTTTGCAGGTCTATGTACGATGTTCTTAGCAGTGAAGAATTATCGGAAAGCTTAATAATGAAAGGGCTCGTTAGAAGCTCCGAGCTTAGCTGGGATAACACAGCAAAAGAAACACTCATTGCCTACAGCAAAATAATAAATAATTAA
- a CDS encoding CotS family spore coat protein, whose product MMREFELERQFNIEIESIKPNKGVYLLKTNKGMKCLKKINYGTQKLLFVYGAKEHLIQNGFPRVDRYCLNIDGNPYALVNEDIYTLSEWIEGRECDFYSKEDLILAAKNLALLHIASKGYDPPENSKLKSDLGRWPHLMEKRIKSFEKMRDMARKKGNKTSFDLNYIKSIEVFKEQGKKAMKILESSNYMELCRITDEEKGFCHHDYTYHNIIVDNNNDVHVIDFDYCKKEIRAYDLSLFMIKVLKRMDWNIEYATLIIDAYNEVNPIRQDEYRVLFAFLMFPQRYWRLANRYYYNEVNWAQTTFNNKIEELIEEQQNYNNFIEEFKKVYEQKE is encoded by the coding sequence ATGATGAGGGAATTTGAACTTGAAAGGCAGTTCAATATTGAAATTGAAAGCATAAAGCCGAATAAGGGAGTGTACCTCTTAAAAACCAACAAAGGAATGAAGTGCCTGAAAAAGATAAACTATGGTACTCAGAAGCTCTTGTTTGTTTATGGGGCTAAAGAGCATCTTATACAAAACGGTTTTCCAAGAGTGGATAGATACTGTTTGAATATAGACGGCAATCCTTATGCCTTGGTAAATGAAGATATTTATACGCTTTCTGAGTGGATTGAAGGAAGGGAATGTGACTTTTATAGCAAGGAGGATTTGATACTTGCAGCTAAAAACCTTGCACTATTGCATATTGCATCAAAGGGCTATGATCCACCAGAAAACAGCAAACTTAAGAGTGACTTGGGAAGATGGCCTCACCTTATGGAAAAGAGAATAAAGTCTTTTGAAAAAATGAGAGATATGGCTAGAAAAAAAGGAAACAAAACAAGCTTTGATTTAAATTATATTAAATCAATTGAAGTGTTTAAAGAACAAGGTAAGAAGGCTATGAAGATTCTTGAAAGCTCAAACTATATGGAGCTTTGCAGAATAACTGACGAAGAAAAAGGCTTTTGTCATCATGATTATACTTATCATAATATAATTGTAGATAACAATAATGATGTACATGTTATAGATTTTGATTACTGCAAGAAAGAAATAAGAGCTTATGATCTTTCGCTGTTTATGATTAAAGTTTTGAAGAGAATGGATTGGAACATTGAATATGCTACGCTTATAATAGATGCATACAATGAAGTAAACCCTATAAGACAAGACGAATATAGAGTGTTATTTGCATTCCTGATGTTCCCGCAAAGATATTGGAGATTAGCAAATAGATATTACTATAATGAAGTAAATTGGGCTCAAACGACTTTTAATAATAAAATAGAAGAATTGATAGAAGAGCAGCAAAACTACAATAATTTTATAGAAGAGTTTAAAAAGGTGTATGAGCAGAAGGAATAG
- the yabG gene encoding sporulation peptidase YabG: MNIGNTVVRKSYGKDITFKIIDIKETDNGIVYTLKGINLRVIADAPMEDLEEVVENSLGEKEKILNRKVNTSIKNILIGRIDVSKSYRSPKITVNKELTFGRPGKILHVDGDAEYLEVCLKVYKKLELDAVGKVIAEKDQPIEVPNLVKQIKPDIVVITGHDAITKGAKDYTDINNYRNSKFFVDTVSELRNYEPNYDDLVIFAGACQSHYEAILDAGANFASSPSRVLIHCLDPVFVCEKIAYTNIERVVSIQEALENTITGTKGIGGLQTRGKYREGFPKSPYA; encoded by the coding sequence ATGAATATAGGCAATACTGTAGTTAGAAAATCCTATGGTAAAGACATTACTTTTAAAATAATAGATATAAAAGAAACTGATAACGGCATAGTATACACACTTAAAGGAATTAATTTAAGAGTTATAGCAGATGCGCCTATGGAGGATTTGGAAGAAGTTGTTGAAAACTCTCTTGGTGAAAAGGAAAAAATATTAAATAGAAAAGTTAATACTTCTATAAAGAACATATTAATAGGCAGAATTGATGTTAGCAAGTCTTATCGAAGCCCTAAGATAACCGTCAACAAGGAGCTTACCTTTGGAAGGCCAGGAAAGATTCTCCATGTTGATGGTGATGCAGAATATCTTGAGGTTTGTCTTAAGGTTTATAAGAAGCTAGAACTAGATGCTGTAGGAAAAGTAATTGCGGAAAAAGATCAACCTATTGAGGTTCCAAACCTTGTAAAGCAGATAAAGCCTGATATAGTTGTTATAACTGGACATGATGCAATAACCAAGGGAGCCAAGGATTATACAGATATAAATAATTACAGGAATTCAAAATTTTTTGTAGACACAGTAAGTGAACTTAGAAACTATGAACCTAATTATGATGATTTGGTGATTTTTGCTGGTGCTTGCCAAAGCCACTACGAAGCCATTTTAGATGCTGGTGCTAATTTTGCAAGTTCGCCAAGTAGAGTGCTTATACACTGCCTTGATCCTGTATTTGTTTGTGAAAAAATAGCCTATACAAATATTGAAAGAGTGGTGTCTATTCAGGAGGCATTAGAAAATACTATTACTGGGACAAAAGGTATAGGTGGGCTCCAGACTAGAGGAAAGTACAGAGAAGGTTTTCCAAAATCACCATATGCATAA
- a CDS encoding Veg family protein yields the protein MERRNVLATIRRDIENHVGEKVTLKANGGRRKVLVNKGIIEKTYPNIFVIRLDQDTQRTVTYSYSDVLTKTVQIVFAG from the coding sequence GTGGAAAGAAGAAATGTGCTCGCTACAATTAGAAGAGACATTGAAAACCATGTTGGAGAAAAAGTAACCTTAAAGGCTAATGGGGGGAGAAGGAAGGTACTTGTAAACAAAGGTATTATCGAGAAAACCTATCCTAATATCTTCGTCATTAGGCTAGATCAAGACACCCAAAGGACAGTGACATACAGCTACTCAGATGTTTTAACAAAGACAGTTCAAATAGTTTTTGCAGGATAA
- a CDS encoding DUF3794 and LysM peptidoglycan-binding domain-containing protein — protein MAIDLVRENIECEQLLGESTADTVVKGEYVIPDTHPDVYQILTLDAKPSITTREVMQDKIYLEGQIQFNVLYLAKEDENRSGVHNVVYTAKFSNTIDLSGANRNMPCEAECYIEHMEPVIINERKIAVEGIIKLKSAVYKNYNFEIVRDLRGVADVQVLKNAASVDKIAGTCDGEMIAKSHMQIPMDKPQIANVLKCDVDVHKKETKVFDGKVQVSAFAKVHVLYRGKDTTELCYVEDDVLVNKELEVEGVNSYMDSYTDFRVDDMIYDIKEDDLGENRIIDVEALIRSNTKIMSKEKMDTIEDAYSPSMMMDMEKKNYQLNVMHGQAENEAIVKSNIELDENAPKPASIVMPMAKVCVTDKKLVEGKVLIEGLLNVEVLYKTNEDDKCAHVVRDEIPFTTAVEIPDTKIDMQCVARAALENVEAAIEANTIGIKAIVSVYARVNYMTNKEFLVNVLPKEGEKPAKKASITIYVVQNDDSLWKIAKKYYTTVDTLVKINELESVDSVRAGEKLIIPGRALI, from the coding sequence ATGGCTATAGATCTGGTTAGGGAAAATATTGAGTGTGAGCAGCTTTTAGGCGAAAGTACTGCTGACACAGTGGTTAAAGGCGAATATGTTATACCAGATACTCATCCAGATGTGTATCAAATTTTAACTCTTGATGCTAAGCCAAGCATCACAACTAGAGAAGTTATGCAGGACAAAATCTATTTAGAAGGCCAGATTCAGTTCAATGTGCTATATTTAGCCAAGGAAGACGAAAATAGAAGCGGCGTTCACAACGTAGTATATACAGCTAAGTTCTCAAATACTATAGATTTAAGCGGAGCAAACCGCAATATGCCTTGTGAGGCTGAATGCTACATAGAGCATATGGAACCAGTAATTATAAATGAGAGAAAAATAGCTGTAGAGGGTATTATTAAACTGAAATCAGCAGTTTACAAAAACTATAACTTTGAAATAGTTAGAGATTTAAGAGGAGTTGCTGATGTTCAGGTATTAAAGAATGCTGCCTCAGTGGACAAAATAGCTGGAACCTGTGATGGTGAGATGATAGCTAAGTCTCATATGCAAATTCCTATGGATAAGCCACAGATTGCTAATGTATTAAAGTGTGATGTGGATGTTCATAAGAAAGAAACAAAGGTATTTGACGGAAAGGTTCAAGTATCTGCTTTTGCTAAGGTTCATGTGCTTTACAGAGGCAAAGACACAACTGAGCTTTGCTATGTAGAAGATGACGTTTTAGTAAATAAGGAATTAGAGGTTGAAGGGGTTAACTCCTACATGGACAGCTACACTGATTTCAGAGTAGACGACATGATTTATGATATTAAGGAAGACGACCTTGGCGAAAATAGAATAATCGATGTGGAAGCTTTAATTAGAAGCAATACTAAGATTATGAGCAAGGAAAAGATGGACACTATAGAAGATGCCTATTCACCATCTATGATGATGGATATGGAAAAGAAGAATTATCAGCTTAACGTTATGCATGGTCAAGCTGAAAATGAAGCTATAGTTAAGAGCAACATAGAGCTTGATGAAAATGCTCCAAAGCCAGCTTCAATTGTTATGCCAATGGCTAAGGTTTGCGTAACCGACAAGAAGCTTGTTGAAGGCAAAGTTCTTATCGAAGGTCTTTTAAATGTTGAAGTTTTATACAAGACTAACGAAGATGACAAGTGCGCTCATGTTGTTAGGGATGAAATTCCATTCACAACTGCAGTTGAGATTCCAGATACTAAGATTGACATGCAGTGTGTTGCAAGAGCTGCTCTTGAAAATGTAGAAGCTGCAATAGAAGCTAATACTATAGGCATTAAGGCTATAGTAAGCGTTTATGCAAGAGTTAACTATATGACTAATAAGGAATTCTTGGTTAACGTGCTTCCTAAGGAAGGTGAAAAGCCAGCTAAGAAGGCTAGTATTACTATATATGTAGTACAGAATGATGATTCTCTTTGGAAGATAGCTAAGAAGTATTATACAACTGTAGATACATTAGTTAAGATTAATGAGCTTGAAAGCGTGGATAGTGTCAGAGCTGGAGAAAAGCTTATTATTCCTGGCAGAGCATTAATTTAA
- a CDS encoding RHS repeat domain-containing protein produces MLGNRSFKINGNAYTRKNVFQVVNTPGKKGDIFVVGGWAKGESIPDADLGRLGIIIGFKLPNLDAYEWHGFDFNRGSTDWQYLSDRIITQNDYTHIEFYYTYYTNVNKAYFDGAQLYKEEFGASYQYDDKGNLKSTADLSKQTSNLEYSTANDLVKSTDPQGSSFTYAYDSKHNATKATSAQNVVYSFEYDSFGNPKTSKVGEGMEYIQSTAEYTSSGNYIKSLTDSSGNTVSYNYNEAKGTLDSFADANGKLITYGYDNVDRLTSVSKDVQGKSITNSYSYENDRIKGITHNGFSYNFGYDSLGSNTSVSVGSQSLITNSYEARTGKLLESTYGNGQKVSSDYDSQDRVTAKKFNGIVRYKYAYDASGNLGYHEDIVNNAAYKYSYDLADRLTRIKDSSNNSTDFSYDLNNNLSKITERFGDFNYTNISLNKPATASSSENASTAPSNAVDNNNGTRWSSQSSDPQWIYVDLGEIKNIRRVVLNWETAYGKSYQIQVSNDASNWTTVYSTNSSDGGIDEINNLSSSGRYVRMYGTQRATSWGYSLWSFDVYDDNSIVTQYEYDKDNKPSKVILNNNKQLSYQYDSIARLKNKTISTDTPYTTSFSYMAGINGSTTNKIEAINNNGKSISYSYDKNGNIKTITDAGRQILYYYNELNELIQEDNQVLNKTIIYSYDDGGNITSKLEIPYGAGAVRKTINYAYDSVWKDKLASYDGKPITYDAIGNPLTYDGWSFEWEEGRQLKSMSWKNHVISYKYNDAGTRTEMTVDGLTTKYHLVGDKVSFEENGTDRIYYSYDSSDNLISMNLNGADYYYTRNAQGDIIGLLDKSGAQVVSYTYDSWGKLISIDGSLKDTVGKKNPYRYRGYRYDTETGLYYLNSRYYNPDWGRFLNADALGGKVGELLSHNVFAYCKNNPINMYDPSGYWSIKNFLQNAWDTIVNKTLATVATIHAGVLTWAKLSVNPDTAPVLEAVGIPTITTVATRSLSKISTKKGGAYSKVSKNGGENHHMPAQSVSPFSKGKGPAINMSKADHRLTASWGNSKEAQLYRANQADLISQGMFKQAQQMDIDNVRGLFGNKYDEGIKQMVDYTITLFKD; encoded by the coding sequence GTGTTAGGCAATAGAAGCTTTAAGATTAATGGAAATGCTTATACAAGAAAAAATGTATTTCAGGTTGTAAACACCCCCGGTAAAAAAGGAGATATATTTGTAGTTGGAGGATGGGCAAAGGGTGAATCTATACCAGATGCGGATCTTGGAAGGCTAGGTATTATAATTGGCTTTAAGCTCCCAAATTTAGACGCCTATGAATGGCATGGATTTGACTTTAATAGAGGCTCTACAGATTGGCAGTACCTATCCGATAGAATAATAACACAAAATGATTATACGCACATTGAATTTTATTATACCTATTATACAAATGTAAACAAAGCTTATTTTGATGGAGCGCAGCTCTATAAAGAGGAATTTGGTGCAAGTTATCAGTATGATGATAAAGGTAACTTAAAATCTACTGCGGACTTGTCAAAGCAAACTTCAAACTTAGAATACAGTACTGCTAATGATTTAGTTAAAAGCACAGATCCTCAAGGAAGCTCTTTTACTTATGCTTATGACAGCAAGCATAATGCAACAAAAGCTACTTCAGCTCAAAACGTAGTATATTCCTTTGAGTACGACAGCTTTGGAAACCCTAAAACCTCAAAGGTTGGAGAAGGAATGGAGTATATTCAGTCTACTGCAGAGTATACGTCAAGTGGTAATTACATTAAAAGTCTTACAGACAGCTCTGGAAACACTGTAAGCTATAATTATAACGAAGCTAAGGGTACGCTTGACAGTTTTGCCGATGCCAACGGGAAACTTATCACCTACGGTTATGATAATGTGGACAGGTTGACTAGCGTATCCAAGGATGTTCAAGGTAAGTCTATAACTAACAGTTATTCCTATGAAAATGACAGAATAAAAGGCATAACTCATAATGGGTTTAGTTATAATTTTGGTTATGATTCACTAGGTAGTAATACTAGCGTATCGGTAGGCAGCCAAAGTTTAATAACAAACAGCTATGAAGCAAGAACAGGAAAGCTTTTAGAATCTACCTACGGTAATGGGCAAAAGGTAAGCAGCGACTATGACAGCCAGGATAGAGTTACAGCAAAGAAGTTTAATGGCATAGTAAGATATAAGTATGCTTACGATGCAAGCGGAAACCTAGGTTATCATGAAGACATAGTCAATAATGCAGCCTATAAATACAGCTATGATTTAGCCGATAGGCTTACAAGAATTAAAGATTCAAGTAATAACAGCACAGATTTTAGTTATGATTTGAATAATAATCTTAGCAAAATAACCGAAAGGTTTGGGGATTTTAACTATACTAATATCTCACTAAACAAACCAGCTACTGCATCTTCTTCAGAAAATGCAAGCACTGCGCCAAGCAATGCCGTTGACAACAATAACGGAACACGATGGTCCAGCCAATCTTCTGATCCTCAATGGATTTATGTAGACTTAGGCGAAATAAAAAATATAAGAAGAGTGGTTCTAAATTGGGAAACAGCCTACGGAAAGAGCTACCAAATTCAAGTATCTAACGATGCTTCAAACTGGACAACTGTTTACTCAACAAATAGCAGCGATGGAGGAATTGATGAAATAAATAATCTATCCTCCAGCGGAAGATACGTTAGAATGTACGGAACTCAGAGAGCTACAAGCTGGGGCTATTCACTTTGGAGCTTTGATGTATATGATGATAACTCAATAGTTACTCAGTATGAATATGATAAGGATAATAAACCTTCTAAAGTAATACTGAATAATAACAAGCAGCTTTCTTATCAATACGACAGTATAGCAAGGCTGAAAAATAAAACTATAAGCACAGATACTCCATATACTACAAGCTTTAGCTATATGGCAGGAATAAATGGAAGTACAACAAACAAAATAGAGGCTATAAATAATAATGGAAAAAGTATAAGTTACAGCTATGACAAGAATGGTAATATAAAAACCATAACTGATGCTGGCAGGCAGATATTATATTACTACAATGAGCTGAATGAACTTATACAAGAAGACAATCAAGTTTTAAACAAAACAATAATATACAGCTATGACGATGGTGGTAATATAACTTCAAAGCTTGAAATACCATATGGAGCTGGAGCTGTAAGAAAAACTATAAACTACGCTTATGATTCGGTATGGAAGGATAAGCTAGCAAGCTATGATGGAAAGCCAATAACTTATGATGCTATAGGCAATCCGCTAACTTATGACGGCTGGAGCTTTGAATGGGAAGAAGGAAGACAGCTAAAATCCATGTCATGGAAAAATCATGTAATAAGCTATAAGTATAATGATGCCGGAACAAGAACAGAGATGACTGTAGACGGATTAACTACTAAATATCATCTTGTAGGAGATAAGGTAAGCTTTGAAGAAAACGGCACAGATAGGATATACTATAGCTATGACAGTAGCGACAACTTAATATCCATGAACTTAAATGGAGCAGACTACTACTATACAAGAAATGCTCAGGGCGATATAATTGGGCTTCTTGATAAGAGCGGAGCTCAGGTAGTAAGCTACACTTACGATTCTTGGGGTAAGCTCATATCTATCGATGGCTCTCTTAAAGATACCGTAGGTAAAAAGAACCCATACAGATACAGAGGATATAGGTATGATACCGAGACTGGGTTGTACTATCTGAATTCAAGATATTATAATCCTGATTGGGGTAGATTCCTTAATGCTGATGCATTAGGAGGAAAAGTAGGAGAATTACTATCCCATAATGTATTTGCATATTGCAAGAATAACCCAATAAATATGTATGACCCTAGCGGTTATTGGTCAATAAAAAATTTTTTGCAAAATGCATGGGATACAATAGTAAATAAAACTTTAGCTACAGTTGCAACTATTCATGCTGGAGTATTAACTTGGGCTAAATTATCAGTGAACCCAGACACTGCACCAGTTTTAGAGGCTGTAGGAATTCCAACAATTACAACTGTAGCTACTAGGAGTTTATCTAAGATTAGCACTAAAAAAGGTGGAGCATATAGTAAAGTATCTAAAAATGGTGGTGAAAATCATCACATGCCAGCACAATCAGTTAGTCCATTTAGTAAAGGAAAGGGACCAGCTATAAATATGAGTAAGGCGGACCATAGGTTAACTGCAAGTTGGGGTAATTCAAAGGAGGCTCAGCTTTATAGAGCTAACCAAGCAGATTTGATATCACAAGGGATGTTTAAGCAAGCTCAACAGATGGATATAGATAATGTTAGGGGGCTGTTTGGGAATAAGTATGATGAAGGAATAAAACAAATGGTGGACTATACTATAACATTGTTTAAAGATTAA
- a CDS encoding tyrosine-type recombinase/integrase codes for MATDFVEKFKRYLKEDGKSPKTIESYVGDIAGFVSYIQNMGVKFQGELKRFYVTSFRNYLIESQYETATINKKINSIQSFNSFLMKNKYTNEIVVDLRKDRMKIAFGSEKQVEVFSEKQVEKMLFYMHNEDKVGKRDRMILFLLLYTGVRVSELCDIRVRNIDFLTSHLKVYGKGGKIREVPLKPEVVESIKEYLAERVGSQFSDTEHLILGQRGALKRDAINTLLEKYTKELELGIKMKPHTFRHYVESNIMGST; via the coding sequence ATGGCAACAGATTTCGTGGAGAAATTCAAAAGATACCTAAAGGAGGACGGAAAGAGTCCAAAGACTATTGAAAGCTATGTCGGAGACATTGCTGGCTTTGTATCCTACATTCAAAACATGGGAGTGAAATTTCAAGGAGAGCTGAAAAGATTCTATGTCACAAGCTTCAGAAACTACCTCATTGAAAGCCAGTATGAGACAGCTACTATCAACAAGAAAATCAACAGCATACAATCATTCAATAGTTTTCTGATGAAAAACAAATATACCAATGAAATTGTAGTAGACCTGAGAAAGGATAGAATGAAGATTGCTTTTGGTTCAGAGAAGCAAGTAGAAGTATTCTCTGAGAAGCAGGTTGAGAAGATGCTATTCTACATGCACAATGAGGACAAGGTGGGTAAGAGGGATAGAATGATACTCTTCCTGTTGCTGTACACTGGTGTAAGAGTAAGTGAGCTTTGCGATATCAGAGTGAGGAACATAGACTTTCTCACCAGTCATCTGAAGGTCTATGGGAAAGGTGGAAAGATAAGAGAAGTACCTCTAAAGCCAGAAGTAGTTGAATCTATCAAGGAATATCTAGCGGAGCGTGTTGGGAGCCAATTCAGTGATACAGAACACCTCATTCTTGGACAAAGAGGGGCATTGAAAAGGGACGCTATCAACACACTGCTAGAGAAATACACAAAGGAATTGGAACTAGGAATCAAGATGAAGCCACATACCTTCAGGCATTATGTAGAGTCAAATATTATGGGGAGTACATAG